The genome window CCACCggcttgacgagctcaaggcggcCGGCGAGACATTCTACCATCTCGAAGACGATGACCGACACCTTAAGGGATGGGAGCATGAGGGCGGGATCACGAGCGCGAACGCGTacgtcggcgcgcgggGTGTTTACGAGGCTCTCAAGGCCGGTGCGGACGTGGTTATTTCCGGCCGGTGCACGGATGCCTCGCCCGTgatcgccgccgcggcctgGTACCACGGTTGGGAGTGGACCAACTACGACGCACTGGCTGGCGCACTCCTCGCCGGTCACTGTATCGAGTGTGGCGCCTACGTTACCGGTGGTAACAGCTCGGGATTTACAAAGTATCTCTCGCACTACTACAACTTTAGCATGGGTATTGCCGAGATTAATTCCGACGGCACATTCGTGATTACAAAGGAAAAgagcaaggacggcaagtgGAACGGCGTCGTCAACGACATTACCGTCCGCAGTCAGATCCTCTACGAGATCCAGGGCAACGTCTACCTCAACCCAGACGTACAGGGAAtcatcgacgacattgtcgtGACTGACGAGGGCAACGACCGCGTCCGCGTGTCTGGTGTACGTGGCCGCGCCCCGCCTCCGACCACCAAGGCGGCCATCTGTGGCGTGGCGGGAtaccaggccgaggcgcttgtTTTCGCCACGGGTCTCAACGTTGAGGAGAAGTTTGCGGCCCTCAAACTCCAGATTTCCCAGTTTATggcggacaaggtcgaccaGTTTACCACTTGGGATATGACGCAGTACGGTGTCGCCAAGCCAGAtgcggatgaggaggcACTCGCGACGGCCATGTTCCGGATCTTTGCTCAGGccaagacgctcgaggcgTTCGGGCCGGCCAAGACTCTCCGCGCGCTTGTCAACCCCGAGGGACTCGGTCACTTCCCAGGATACCAGAGCCAGATGGACATGCGGAGTGAGTTCAAGCTAGATCCTACTGACAAAAGCAACCGAGCCGACACCATACATCGAGTACTGGCCTGGCCGCGTGAGCCAGAAACACCTTCCGCTCAAGGTGACTTTTGTTGGATCGTCCAAGACGATCGACGTGCCCGCCGTGGACAACACGGAACCCCTTATCCCTCAGAAGGACTACGACTCTGCgcaggccctcgaggccggcgcgTATGGCGAGACGACGCGCGGACCACTGGGTTGGATCGTACATGCGCGCTCGGGCGACAAGGGCGGAAGTGAGTCGTCAAATTCATCAACGTATTTTGCTGATACCAGATGCGAATGTCGGCTTCTTCGTACGCAACAACGACGAGTATGCTTGGCTCAAGTCCCTGCTTTCCAAGGCTGAGATTAAGCGGCTCATGGGCAAGGAGTATGTCGGCAACCGcattgagcgcgtcgaACTCCCCGGCATGCTTGCTGTCCACTTTGTCCTCCACGATTATCTCGGCAAGGGCGTGTCCTCTACCGCGAGGATGGACAGCTTGGCCAAGGGCGTGGCAGAGTACCTCCGCGCACGGTATGTTGATCTGCCGAACCAGTATCTCGACCGGGGTAAGATTTAGGCCACGTATGCAGCGTAGTGGTCAGAAGGATGTATTGGCTCTTGTGAGTAGGCAAGCCGACATCAGGGCTATGGAGGTATACCGCAACAGGCGAGGCCAGTATGTGTCAGGTTGGTCTGGGGCCAAAGTCCTGGGGCAGCTCAGTAGGGCTAGTGGTACAGACGGTTCACCTTTCCGACCATGAGTTGGAGTGGGGCAGCCAATATGATGATGACGTCGATGGTCTCCGTGGTACTGTGTTGGAGAGGGCCACTTCAGTAACTCCAACTCTCTCAGCTGTGTCTGCACCTTGGCCGCACGCATCGCTGGGCAGAGCCAGAGGCAGACAAGCTCAGCGTCGCCCCGGAGAACGTTGTTACCATGGCGATAGAGTGTTGGTCAAGTACCAAGCCTCAATGCACTGGACATATGGAACCAGGCACGGTTCCGGTGCTCCGGTGCCAAAGTCTCGATCATTTCCAGCCATCATATCGTCAGCCACGTCATGAATCACGGTTACCAAACAAAGTGTGTGACATGTACATGCAATGGAATGAATCGTGTCGTGCGTCAGAGTGTCCGTATGCTCGGTCTATAATCTACatggcgagggtgaggccCGCGGCAAtggccgcgccgacgcccgccgccgcaagTGTGAGGGCGACGCCtgcgcgctgcgcgccggcTGTGACGGGCACGAGCGTCGAGGGAGGAACGGCAGCGGGGGTCTCGTACCCGATCGGCTTGGCTGTCGTCTTGACGCCGCCACTGGACGAGTTGTTGGCACTACCGCTGACCGTGGAGTTGCCagtgttggtgttggtcGAGTTCGAGCTCACATTGGTGCCCGAGTTGGTCGAGTTCGAGTTCGAGCCGCCAGAAgacgagggtgacgaggcCCCGGCGGATCCTGCCGCGGTGGAGGGCCCGTTACCTCCATCGTTATTCGACACCGAATTGCTCGAGTTGCCGTTACTGGTGTGAGTGCGGGCCGGCGTAAGAGAGGCGAGGTAGACGGCGGAGGAGTGTTGGAGGgcggaaggaaggtggaaggaaggtgggagaggaggaaacGGGACGGAACTCACCCCTGGGCGACGGCTGATGCGAGGACTGGCGTCAGTGTAAGCAACAAGCATTACTCACACAgaggcgcgaggaggacgaggacgcgcatGATGGCGATCTGGCGACCGTGAAGCGATCTGGATAACGAGAGTGGTAGAGTGTACGATGTAGAGATGTAGAGATATAGATAGGATAGGTGGGAAAGGTGGCTCGTGGTCCAGCCTCATTGGGGACTAACCCCTTTGCTTCCCATGTCCCATGTCCATTCCAACCAGTTAAACTCCTGAACATCTGGTGCATTGACACTTGGCATTGTCCATATACATCCCCACTTCCGTAGATCCGTTGGTCACTCTGCTCACTAGGAGAGCATGCATGACGACAAGATGGGAGCGATGCAGTGGCGCCGAGTCACGAGGCTCGAGTGAATAAATATGTGGCGTCGGCAACATGGATCCGGACAGTCATCAGGCATCAGGCAGATGACTGCGTTGTCAGATCTCTTGCCCACCAGCAGCGCCGTGGCGCCCAACTTGTTGCACGGGTTCGCACGGGGATACGGGGATTCTCTTCAGCCTCTAGGACATGAGACAACCAACCAAACCGGAGGCGAAGGGATGTCTGTACATTCCGGACGACAACAGCTTTTCCAAAGATAGTAGACACGACTGCGGCCGAAGTAGTTTGGGAGATGCGCAGTGTGACAGTTCCTGCACTGCATTACGCAGCACGCAGCACGCAGTCCTCAGGCCATTGTACAATTGCAATCGATTCTTTCCCAAAAGGAGATGCGCGTGTGGCCCCACTGTTGCTCTtgctcgcgcgctcgcAGCCCTTTCGCACTCACACTCGCACCGAAACTTGGACCTTGGTGCGGATTCTCGCACCACCCAACCCTGAAACAGAAGCCATCTGACAGGCACGGTCCAGACCGGCCACTTGCCCAATGTCCTCGACCGACGCCAAcagcagctcggcggcgactAGCAGCAAAAGACTCGCTCTGCGAGCAGCTATCGCCACCAAGTCTCGATCTTGGGACCTCGAGGTGATCATACACGTATGAgcctcgcgctcttccACTAAGCTATAGCGATGTTTGCTGCTGGGCGGGGAGTTCTCGAGCTGGTGAAATAGTCGCGCATTAGCCGCCAGCGACTGGAGCTGGACTTCGCGCCGGTCGTGCAGCGCCGCATCCAGGTCTGTCTCGTCAAAGTTTATGAGTGCAGAGGAGAGTAAGAGGACAGCCGCGGCTTGGCGGAATGGTCATGGCCCGTTAGAGTTGGTTCGGCTAATTCCGATGCCGGTATCGGCATGCCGGCCTCCAATGCCGAGACTGCCGGTTGTTCATCTTGCCTTGTAATCATCATCTttctctccctcctcgtcctcgctctccatctccctctTTCAATTCCCACAGCATCTGGGGCTTCACTACCACTATCCTTCTCATCTCTACAATTCACCATGGCCCTCAACGgcgtccgcgtcctcgagttCCAGGGCATCGGCCCAGCGCCCTTCGCGACAATGGTGCTGGCCGACTatggcgccgaggtcatcCGAATCGACCGCAAGCCCGGGGTGAGCCGCGACGTCACCTCGCGTGGGAAGAagagcgtcgtcgtcgacctcaaggacTCGGCAGGCAAGGTGGTCATCCGTAACATGATCAAGCACTCGGACGTGCTCATCGACCCGTACCGCCCCGGCGTGATGGAGAAGCTGGGCTTTGGACCAGAAGAGTGTGCCAAGATCAACCCCCGGCTCATCTTTGCGCGCATGGTCGGCTTCTCCCCCACCTCGCCGTATGGTAAGATGGCGGGCCACGACCTCAACTATATCGCTGTGAGCGGGGTGTTGGACATGATTCGCAGCAAGACTGGcgagccgacgccgcctATGAATATCCTCGGCGACTTTGCCGGCGGCGGTATCATGCTCGTTCAGGGCATCCTGCttgcgctgctcgagcgctcgtcgtcgggtAAGGGCCAGGTCGTCAAGACCGACATGGTAAATGGCGCGCGCTACATCTCGTCGTTCCCGCTTCTGTTCGCCCACCCGGCCAACACGAACGGCTCGGTCGGATGGCATGAACCCCCGGGAAACAACACGCTCGATGGCGGGTGCCCGTTCTACAACGTCTACAAGTGCCGCGACGGCGGGTACATGACTGTCGGCTGCCTCGAGCCCCAGTTCTTCGCCGAGTTCTCACGCCTCATCCGCCCCTTCTTGcagggcgacgaggagatcgaggccctcgactCGCGCAACCAGATGAACCAGGAAACATGGGGCACGATGCGCCTTGCACTCACGCGCGTGTTCCTCACCAACGACCGCGACGAGTGGGCACTCCTATTCCACGGCACGGACTCATGCGCTGTCCCCGTCCTCACCAAGCACGAGGTTACGCAGGACCAGCTGGGCGGTGCAAAGTACGCCCAGCCTGTGCCCGAGGGTAACATGTACCCGCCTGTTCCCCaccccaacctcgagcgcacACCCGCCATCCCACCCCCAGCGTACACGGACCCCAACGAGTTCTATGTTCCCGCT of Cutaneotrichosporon cavernicola HIS019 DNA, chromosome: 4 contains these proteins:
- a CDS encoding uncharacterized protein (Acyclic terpene utilisation family protein AtuA); this encodes MPSGDNSPCRIASFSGFMGDRYDALKTQAETGTGILFGDYLAEMNLAWRALELRKRPDLGYESGFLHHLKLALPAIKANRPKILTNAGALNPKGLAEETAKILSEAGIDLKVAYVEGDNLIHRLDELKAAGETFYHLEDDDRHLKGWEHEGGITSANAYVGARGVYEALKAGADVVISGRCTDASPVIAAAAWYHGWEWTNYDALAGALLAGHCIECGAYVTGGNSSGFTKYLSHYYNFSMGIAEINSDGTFVITKEKSKDGKWNGVVNDITVRSQILYEIQGNVYLNPDVQGIIDDIVVTDEGNDRVRVSGVRGRAPPPTTKAAICGVAGYQAEALVFATGLNVEEKFAALKLQISQFMADKVDQFTTWDMTQYGVAKPDADEEALATAMFRIFAQAKTLEAFGPAKTLRALVNPEGLGHFPGYQSQMDMRTTEPTPYIEYWPGRVSQKHLPLKVTFVGSSKTIDVPAVDNTEPLIPQKDYDSAQALEAGAYGETTRGPLGWIVHARSGDKGGNANVGFFVRNNDEYAWLKSLLSKAEIKRLMGKEYVGNRIERVELPGMLAVHFVLHDYLGKGVSSTARMDSLAKGVAEYLRARYVDLPNQYLDRGKI
- a CDS encoding uncharacterized protein (CoA-transferase family III), whose protein sequence is MALNGVRVLEFQGIGPAPFATMVLADYGAEVIRIDRKPGVSRDVTSRGKKSVVVDLKDSAGKVVIRNMIKHSDVLIDPYRPGVMEKLGFGPEECAKINPRLIFARMVGFSPTSPYGKMAGHDLNYIAVSGVLDMIRSKTGEPTPPMNILGDFAGGGIMLVQGILLALLERSSSGKGQVVKTDMVNGARYISSFPLLFAHPANTNGSVGWHEPPGNNTLDGGCPFYNVYKCRDGGYMTVGCLEPQFFAEFSRLIRPFLQGDEEIEALDSRNQMNQETWGTMRLALTRVFLTNDRDEWALLFHGTDSCAVPVLTKHEVTQDQLGGAKYAQPVPEGNMYPPVPHPNLERTPAIPPPAYTDPNEFYVPAGSGVDDVLQAFGSSLSADDVKYIRRANGDAKL